A genomic window from Candidatus Binatia bacterium includes:
- a CDS encoding VWA domain-containing protein gives MKFLSVFGATRRSTALSIVLMTTCAFGGASRLYSQDIPTLSVNVKVINVLASVRTKHGDIVKNLTKDDFTLTEDGRPQTIKYFSQQSDLPLTLGLLVDTSPSQQRVLGQERDASVVFLDELLRLDRDNAFILHFDFDVELLQDLTSSRQKLRAALDELEIGDRSGSQPGGGSRGRSGGGSRGGVGIGWPGGGMGWPGGGRRQGGSGGGGGGGGRSGGGTNLYDAVYLASNELMSKQQGRKAVIILSDGVDTGSKLTLADAIESAQRADTLVYSILFSDASAYGGGGFGFPGGMGGGRRGGGMPFPQAGPEDGKRVMQQLAQETGGRFFEVSGKYPIEQIYASIQEELRNQYSIGYSSDKPYDGTFRKIRLTMKSKDLVVQAREGFYARQ, from the coding sequence ATGAAGTTCCTGTCTGTCTTTGGCGCCACGCGGCGGTCCACAGCGCTTTCGATCGTACTGATGACAACGTGCGCGTTCGGCGGCGCGTCACGCCTCTATTCGCAGGACATCCCCACGTTGTCGGTCAACGTGAAAGTCATCAACGTCCTGGCCAGCGTGCGCACCAAGCACGGCGACATCGTCAAGAACCTCACCAAGGACGACTTCACGCTCACCGAAGACGGGCGCCCGCAGACCATCAAGTACTTCTCGCAGCAGTCGGACCTGCCGCTCACCCTCGGCTTGCTGGTGGACACCAGCCCAAGCCAGCAGCGTGTACTCGGCCAGGAGCGGGATGCCAGTGTCGTTTTCCTCGACGAGTTGCTGCGGCTCGATAGGGATAACGCGTTCATCCTTCACTTTGATTTTGACGTGGAGCTGTTGCAGGACCTGACGTCGTCCCGGCAGAAGCTGCGGGCGGCGCTGGATGAACTTGAGATTGGGGATCGCAGCGGGTCGCAACCCGGAGGCGGCAGCAGAGGAAGAAGTGGCGGTGGCAGCAGAGGAGGCGTTGGCATCGGGTGGCCGGGAGGCGGCATGGGGTGGCCAGGAGGCGGAAGACGCCAGGGCGGGAGCGGAGGCGGCGGTGGGGGTGGCGGCCGCAGCGGTGGAGGGACCAATCTGTACGACGCCGTTTACCTTGCCTCCAATGAACTGATGTCGAAGCAGCAAGGGCGCAAGGCGGTCATTATTCTCTCCGACGGCGTCGACACTGGAAGTAAGCTGACGCTGGCGGACGCCATCGAATCGGCGCAGCGCGCGGACACGCTGGTTTATTCGATCCTGTTTTCCGATGCGTCGGCGTACGGCGGCGGCGGCTTCGGTTTCCCAGGCGGCATGGGCGGCGGCCGGCGCGGTGGCGGCATGCCGTTCCCACAGGCAGGCCCCGAGGATGGCAAGAGAGTCATGCAGCAATTGGCGCAGGAAACCGGCGGGCGTTTCTTTGAGGTTTCTGGCAAGTATCCGATCGAGCAGATTTACGCCAGCATCCAGGAAGAGTTGCGCAACCAGTACAGCATCGGATATTCGTCGGACAAGCCTTATGACGGAACGTTTCGCAAAATCCGCCTGACCATGAAATCGAAGGACCTGGTCGTGCAGGCGCGCGAAGGATTCTACGCGCGCCAGTAA